Genomic DNA from Candidatus Sulfurimonas marisnigri:
TGATAAAAACTTATTTCCTAGTCCTTCACCCTTACTAGCACCCTTAACAAGACCTGCAATATCAACAAAATCAAGTGTTGAATATTGAATTTTCTCAGGATTAACAATCTTAGCCAGCTCTGCCAATCTTTTGTCTGGAACAGGAACAACTGCTTTGTTTGGTTCTATTGTACAAAAAGGATAGTTAGCTGCTTCTGCATTTTGTGCTTTTGTTAGTGCGTTGAATGTTGTTGATTTACCTACGTTTGGAAGTCCTACTAGACCTATGCTTAATCCCATTTAAACCCTTTTGATACTTATAAAATAATTTTGTAATAATAACTAAAGTATGCAAAAATAACTCTTATTAGATAAAATATATAAATCAAGTAGAAATACTCTATTATGCTACTCCTTTGCTATGCAAATTAGGTATAATATTTTAATTATATTTAAAGGTTGTAATATGAGAAATATTAAAATATTTAGTTATGGAACACTACAAAAGAGTAAATTTAGTAGGAATAGAGAGAAAAAAGAAGCAACACTTACTGGTATGTATGAGATTATGGAAGGTGATTTTCCATTATTAGTAGATACACATAGAGGAAAAAATATAATAAATGGTGTTTTATTTGAAGTTACACAAGATGAGATAAATGAAATAGATGATTATGAAAGTTTACCACATCTATTTAAAAGAGAAGAAAAAACGATTATATTGACAGACGGTACTAAAGAAACAGCATGGGTTTATTTGCTAAATGATTAAGTAAAAATTAAATACTGCCAGTAAGGTACGAAGCCTGATTAACTAATTTAAATTCCTTGAATTAACTTAGCTTCTATCTTGCTTGCTTCTTCGTATTGTTTATATATGTAAACAAAATCAGCTTTTCCATGTAGAATATTGCTATATTCTTTGCGTTGAGGAAGTAGTGTTACAAAAGGTATTTTAGACTCTCTTGCAAAGCGTAAGTTTACACCAATATTATTAATTAGGTGCATTTCCCCTGCAAAAACAATAAGTTTGTCCCTATTAGTTCGTAACACATCATTAGCAAGTTTGGCACTCTCTTTAGCCATCTTTGTATCCCAAGCAACCTGAACGCTGTACATTCTGTTTATGCACTCTTGATTACTTTCTCCATTTTTTGCTTTATGACAATGGCTAAAAAATGGTGAAAGAAATGTTTTATGAACTAATACATCTACATCTAGAGTGTTGAAAAATATTTTTTCATTCCTGTTCATACCAGTAGTGTTTACAGTTGAAATAAGTTTACGTTGTTTTTTTGATAGATTAATACCATAAAGTTTTCCTTTAGTATCTATAACTGCATGATATATAGGTGAGAAAAGGTCAAATTGAAAATATTTTCTTGTTTTCCAGTTTATTTTTTTGGTAAACTCTTCATCGTTTAGTGATCCATTTGCATATTTATCTAAGATATTATTATCTTCTGGTGTGAACCACTCATTTGCAAGATGAATACGATATCCTTTTTTAGATAAACTGTATATGATGTCCGCAACGTTCTCATGGTGTTTTTTACTACTATGATGATCTCCTATAAATATAACTTTATAAGATTCAAGTGTCTCAATAAACTCTTCATGATTTATGCATTCGGCACTTTTTAATGAATAGATACTTTCTTTGCAATTTAGAGAATGATAAAGTTGCTTTGGAGTGCTTGGTTCAGTACAGCCGAAAAATACTATAGATAAAAATAATGTTAAAATTAATTGCATATTCATCCTTGGATAACTATTTTCTAGCCTCAATCCCTCTTTTATATTCTCTTTTATTGTGGCAAATTGGGTTGCATGAACCGCCATCTATATTTTTTATATAGTTTAAAGAAAATTTTGTTCCTGCAAATGTTGTTTTCTCTTTAAGTAGAGGTATTTGCTTTTTTACAGCATGAAACTCATGACAGGTTCCACATACAATTGAGGATTTCTTTACATGTATGGTATGAAGGTTCTTATCATTTCTTCTAAAATTTGTAAATGTTGTAGTAGAGGCTTGAGTTATCTTTTCACTATCATGACAAATAAAACAGAAATAACTCTCAGGTTTAAATTTTGCTATGCTTTTAGAGGGGTAAGGACCCTTTAGCATCCTATGATTGTTAGAACCATGTGGATTGTGACATCCTACGCAATTTCCAGTAATAATTGGACCGTGCCACTTAGAGTTGTTATCCAAATGCTCTTTCATATTTAGAAGCATTTTACCATCTTCGTCTCTTTTTAGTGGCTTGTTATGACATGAAAGGCATAAATCTTTTGATGTTGGAGCTTTTAACATCTTTGGTCTATTTGTGCCATGTGGATCGTGACAAAAGAAACATCCGCCATCTTCTAAAAATATTGCACCATGTTTATTTTTAACACTGCTAATCCACTCTTTTTTTTCTGTATGACAACTAAGGCATAGATCTTTTCTTTTATCATGTTTTAGTCTAAATTTACGTTCACCAGAATGTGGATCGTGACAGCCTGTGCAGCCTTTTTGTTTAATGGCGGGGTGCTGATATTTGTCTTTGTAATAAGTAGCTCTTTTAGCGGAATGACATAATATGCACATTTCAGGAGATTCTTTTATTCTAAGTAGGTCTTTTGTATCAGTGTTAACATTATGGCATGCAGTACAAGTTCCTATTTTTACAGGCATATGGAAGTACTTATTTCCTTCACGCATATCATGACATGTATCACACTTGTTTTTTAGTTCCTCTTTTGAATGTTTGTAAACATTTTGAATACTTTGGGCTTGTTTATTTTCAGCTTGTAAATAATTACAAGCCATTAAAATTACAATTGGTATCACTAATATTGAAGGTTTCATTTTCTCTCTAAATTCTATTTTTATTGTGAAGTTAAATATTTTTTAAATAGTGACTCACCATACGCACGCCAGCACCAGTTGCCCCATGTACATTACAGTCCCATGGAGCTTCTGTGTATGCTGATCCAGCTATGTCAAAATGCATCCATTTATCTTTCATGTCATCTTGTATAAACTTATCTAAAAAAAGACCGGCTGTTATAGCTCCGCCATAAGGTTTTGAAGAAACATTTGAAATATCTGCTATTTCACTTTTTAGAAGTTTTTTAAGATGTCTGTTGAATGGAAGAGAACCAACTAATTCACCAGATTTAGTTCCAGCTTTTAAAAAGTCATGTTTTACTTTTTTAGAGTGTCCCATTATGCCGGTTGTATACTGGCCAAGAGCAACCATACATGCACCTGTAAGTGTTGCAAAATCAAATATATAGTCAGCTTTGACTTTATCTTGAGCATAAGTTAAAACATCTGCTAAAACTAATCGACCCTCAGCATCAGTGTTTCTAACTTCTATTGTGGTTCCGCTACGTGAAACTAATATATCATCAGGTTTGTATGCGTTTCCGCCAACCATATTCTCAACTGCTCCAATAAAAGCATGAATCTCAACATCAAGTTTTAATTCGCTTGCTGCTTTTATCATCCCCATAACTGCACATGCTCCAGCTTTATCCATTTTCATAGTTACCATTGATGTTGCAGGCTTAAGACTTAATCCGCCACTATCATAAGTTAGACCCTTACCAACAAGAGAGATTATTTTTTTAGGATTAGCAGGCTTATATGACAGATGTATTAATGCACTTCCATGAACAGAGGCACGACCAACTGCTAGCATAGCACCCATATCCTCTTCTTCTAGCTCTTTTTCCTGAAGAATATCACACTCTAGTGAATTGTCAGATGCTAATTTTTTAGCTAGTTCAACCATGGATTGTGGATGCATCTCTTGTGGTGCTGTATTTACTATATCACGAGTAAAGCATGTAGCGTTGGCAACAATTAGTGCTTCTTTAAAAGTTTTTTGCATTATTTCAAAATTTGAGTCATTGCAACACAAAGATATATTTTCTAAAGTTGTCTTTTTTGGCTTAGATTTATATTGATTAAACTCATACCCACCTAAAACTACGCCTTCAACGATTGCAGTTATGGTAGCAATAGAAACAACATCTAATTTAGCACTTGTGTAGTTTGATGCTTTTAGTGCTTTAATCATCACTGCACTTGCACTTCTTACATCATCGCTGTTTTTACTATCAATTCCGCAATATATGGTAGCCTTCTCATATAAAAAACATTTGGAATCCTGCTCCGCTGTAAACCCTGCATTATTTAATAGTGTAAATTCTTTATGCTCTTTTAACTCATCTTTTGTTAAAAATGTAACTATTACTTGAGCTTCAATATCAGTAATATTTTTGTTTAATAATTGAATATTCATTTTTGTTCCTATAGTTGTTAATATTATTTTTTTAAGATATTAATCAAAGTGAAGAATATCTTTAGCTTGAATCATATCTTTATCACCACGGCCGGAAAGGTTTAAGATGATTAGTTTATCTTTTATATTTGGTAGTTTTTTAAGATAAGCTACAGCATGAGCACTTTCAAATGCCGGAATAATTCCCTCTTTTCTAGATAACCATACAAAAGCATCAAGTGCTTCTTGGTCGGTTACATTATCATAGCTTACAGATTTATTGTCACTATGAAAAGAGTGCTCAGGTCCAATACCTGGATAGTCAAGCCCAGCTGATATAGAGTGCGCTTCTAATATTTGACCATCTTCATCTTGGAGTGTATAGCTCATTTGACCATGTAAAACACCTGGACGACCTTTTTTAAGTGAGCAACCATGTTTATCTGTTTCTATCCCAAGCCCACCGGCTTCAATACCTATACATTCAACTTCTTCATCTTCTAAAAAATGCTGAAACATCCCTATTGCATTAGAACCACCGCCAATACAAGCTATTACATGATCTGGCAGACGATTCTCTTTTTCAAGTATCTGTGCTCTTGCTTCATAACCTATAATAGCTTGAAAATCTCTAACCATCATCGGGTATGGATGAGGACCGGCTACGGTTCCAATAATGTAAAAAGTGTCTCTTGCATTTGTTACCCAATGACGGATTGCTTCATTCATTGCGTCTTTTAGTGTACGCGAGCCACTCTCAACAGAGTTTACTTTAGCGCCAAGAAGTTTCATTCTAAAAACATTAAGCTCTTGTCTTTGCACATCTTTTGCACCCATAAAAACTTCACACTCTAAATCCAAGAGTGCACAAATGGTTGCAGTTGCAACGCCATGTTGTCCAGCACCAGTTTCGGCTATAATTTTTTTATAACCGAGTCTTTTTGCCATTAGCCCCTGAGCTATTACATTGTTTACTTTATGTGCACCGGTATGGTTTAAATCTTCTCTTTTAATATAGATTTTTGCACCAAGTTCATTTGAAATATTTTCAGCAAAATATAGTGGGGAAGGGCGACCTACATAATCTTTTAGATAGTAGTCTACTTCACCCCAAAACTTTTTATCAAAGCGTATAGATTCATACTCACCTTTAAGCTTTAATAGTGATGGCATAAGCGTTTCAGGAACATATCTACCACCAAAGATACCAAAATGTCCATTTTCATCTGGGTCGTATTTAGAAGCCGATGGTATATACATTAGTTAACCTCTATCAGTGAGTAAACATCAGTTTTACTTTCTAGGTTTTCCACTCCATCTAAGAAACTTAGAGCAATTATAAAACAAGCTTCAATGCACTGCGCACCTGCTTGTTTAACAAGCGTAGCAGCAGCATTTGCAGTTCCTCCGGTAGCTATTAGGTCATCAATAAGAAGAACTCTTGCATTTTCTATACTACTAAAAGCATCAATATGTATTTCAACTTCATCTACTCCATACTCTAATGAATACTTCTCACTGATTGTAGTGTATGGTAGTTTTCCTTTTTTACGAATAGGTACAAAACCAACTCTAAGCATCTGTGCGAGTGCTGCACCAAATATAAAACCTCTTGCATCAATACCAGCAATATAGTCTAAGTTGTACTCTTTATATCTTTGATAAAGATGGTTCATTAAGACACCGTAAGCTTCTTTGTCATTTAACAAAGTTGTGATATCCTTAAAAACAATTCCAGGTTTTGGAAAGTCCTTTATATCCCTTATGGAGTTTTCAATTATTTTTCTCTCAATATTGCTTAGTGTCATGATTTATTCCTTTATAATAGAGCGTCAATACGATTCTCTAGTGCTTTAATTTTACTATTTAAACGGTCTGTCTCTTGTCTATGTTTCGTGTTTCTCTGCTTTAGTATTTTAAGTTCATTTCTTAGTTTTGTTAACTCATCGCTTAAAATATCCACATTGCCTAAAGCACGCTGAAGCTGAATTTGATACTTTCTAATAAGTATCTCAGCTTCTTTAAGAGTTAATTTCATCAACTCATTGCTTCTTTGTTCTTTGTTTGTAATGCTTTTGAAGTAAAACATTTTAACAAACAAATATATAGAAAGAATTGATAATATTGTTAAAAGTGACCATTCCCAAAACATAGCTTTCCTTTAAGAGTTTATTGCTTCTATTTTTTCTACTCGACCAGAGTGTCTACCACCATCAAAACTACTAGCTATCCAAGCATCAAGGATAGACTCACACACACCGCGACCTATAATTCTTTCGCCAAAGCAGAGAATATTTGCATCATTGTGTCCACGAGCAACAGTTGCAGTGTAAGCATCGTGGCAAAGAGCCGCTCGTATTCCTGAGTGTCTATTCGCCGCCATACTCATACCGATACCTGAGCCACATATAAGAATCCCTTGTGAATCACTCTCTGCCAACACAGCTTCTGAGACTTTAACTGCATAGTCAGGATAGTCAACTCTATCTTTTGAGAAAGGACCTAAGTCTGCAACTTCGTGCCCTTTTTCTTTAAGCAGTTCAACTGTGTAATCTTTTAAATCAATTCCAGCGTGGTCTGTAGCGATATAAAATTTCATTTTCTTCCTTTATGTTAGTAGTAGGTTTAAAACTGTTTGAACAGGTATCAGCAACAGATAATTTTTTAAAGGGGTCATAAGAACAATAAGCACTATTATTATCCCATACCTCTCGTTCTTGTAAAAGAATTCCGCAATTGCATTTAGTTTGTATTTTAGAGACAAGTGCATAATAAAATGAGCACCATCAAACTGAGGAATAGGAAGCAGATTAAAGACACCTAAAACAACGTTTATAATCAATAGTTGAAATACAAATATATATGCAAATATATAAACCAAGCTATCAGCATTAGTTGGTTTACTCATGGAAACAATCGCTATAGACGCAAAAACTGCCAATGTGAAATTATATACAATCCCAGCTAAATCAACCTGCATAGCTCCATTGTATCCAGCTCTTTTAATAACGGTTGCTGTATTTATAGGAACCGGCTTTGCCCAACCAAATAAAAAGCCACTTTCTCCACCTAGAAGC
This window encodes:
- the rpiB gene encoding ribose 5-phosphate isomerase B gives rise to the protein MKFYIATDHAGIDLKDYTVELLKEKGHEVADLGPFSKDRVDYPDYAVKVSEAVLAESDSQGILICGSGIGMSMAANRHSGIRAALCHDAYTATVARGHNDANILCFGERIIGRGVCESILDAWIASSFDGGRHSGRVEKIEAINS
- a CDS encoding site-2 protease family protein is translated as MESIDLLKILAAVLALAVAIIGHEIMHGWVAYMYGDSTAKNAGRLTINPLSHIDLVGTIIVPLSLYFLPMLLGGESGFLFGWAKPVPINTATVIKRAGYNGAMQVDLAGIVYNFTLAVFASIAIVSMSKPTNADSLVYIFAYIFVFQLLIINVVLGVFNLLPIPQFDGAHFIMHLSLKYKLNAIAEFFYKNERYGIIIVLIVLMTPLKNYLLLIPVQTVLNLLLT
- a CDS encoding adenine phosphoribosyltransferase translates to MTLSNIERKIIENSIRDIKDFPKPGIVFKDITTLLNDKEAYGVLMNHLYQRYKEYNLDYIAGIDARGFIFGAALAQMLRVGFVPIRKKGKLPYTTISEKYSLEYGVDEVEIHIDAFSSIENARVLLIDDLIATGGTANAAATLVKQAGAQCIEACFIIALSFLDGVENLESKTDVYSLIEVN
- a CDS encoding leucyl aminopeptidase, producing the protein MNIQLLNKNITDIEAQVIVTFLTKDELKEHKEFTLLNNAGFTAEQDSKCFLYEKATIYCGIDSKNSDDVRSASAVMIKALKASNYTSAKLDVVSIATITAIVEGVVLGGYEFNQYKSKPKKTTLENISLCCNDSNFEIMQKTFKEALIVANATCFTRDIVNTAPQEMHPQSMVELAKKLASDNSLECDILQEKELEEEDMGAMLAVGRASVHGSALIHLSYKPANPKKIISLVGKGLTYDSGGLSLKPATSMVTMKMDKAGACAVMGMIKAASELKLDVEIHAFIGAVENMVGGNAYKPDDILVSRSGTTIEVRNTDAEGRLVLADVLTYAQDKVKADYIFDFATLTGACMVALGQYTTGIMGHSKKVKHDFLKAGTKSGELVGSLPFNRHLKKLLKSEIADISNVSSKPYGGAITAGLFLDKFIQDDMKDKWMHFDIAGSAYTEAPWDCNVHGATGAGVRMVSHYLKNI
- a CDS encoding cytochrome c3 family protein, which produces MKPSILVIPIVILMACNYLQAENKQAQSIQNVYKHSKEELKNKCDTCHDMREGNKYFHMPVKIGTCTACHNVNTDTKDLLRIKESPEMCILCHSAKRATYYKDKYQHPAIKQKGCTGCHDPHSGERKFRLKHDKRKDLCLSCHTEKKEWISSVKNKHGAIFLEDGGCFFCHDPHGTNRPKMLKAPTSKDLCLSCHNKPLKRDEDGKMLLNMKEHLDNNSKWHGPIITGNCVGCHNPHGSNNHRMLKGPYPSKSIAKFKPESYFCFICHDSEKITQASTTTFTNFRRNDKNLHTIHVKKSSIVCGTCHEFHAVKKQIPLLKEKTTFAGTKFSLNYIKNIDGGSCNPICHNKREYKRGIEARK
- the trpB gene encoding tryptophan synthase subunit beta — encoded protein: MYIPSASKYDPDENGHFGIFGGRYVPETLMPSLLKLKGEYESIRFDKKFWGEVDYYLKDYVGRPSPLYFAENISNELGAKIYIKREDLNHTGAHKVNNVIAQGLMAKRLGYKKIIAETGAGQHGVATATICALLDLECEVFMGAKDVQRQELNVFRMKLLGAKVNSVESGSRTLKDAMNEAIRHWVTNARDTFYIIGTVAGPHPYPMMVRDFQAIIGYEARAQILEKENRLPDHVIACIGGGSNAIGMFQHFLEDEEVECIGIEAGGLGIETDKHGCSLKKGRPGVLHGQMSYTLQDEDGQILEAHSISAGLDYPGIGPEHSFHSDNKSVSYDNVTDQEALDAFVWLSRKEGIIPAFESAHAVAYLKKLPNIKDKLIILNLSGRGDKDMIQAKDILHFD
- a CDS encoding ChaN family lipoprotein, producing the protein MQLILTLFLSIVFFGCTEPSTPKQLYHSLNCKESIYSLKSAECINHEEFIETLESYKVIFIGDHHSSKKHHENVADIIYSLSKKGYRIHLANEWFTPEDNNILDKYANGSLNDEEFTKKINWKTRKYFQFDLFSPIYHAVIDTKGKLYGINLSKKQRKLISTVNTTGMNRNEKIFFNTLDVDVLVHKTFLSPFFSHCHKAKNGESNQECINRMYSVQVAWDTKMAKESAKLANDVLRTNRDKLIVFAGEMHLINNIGVNLRFARESKIPFVTLLPQRKEYSNILHGKADFVYIYKQYEEASKIEAKLIQGI
- a CDS encoding gamma-glutamylcyclotransferase family protein; this encodes MRNIKIFSYGTLQKSKFSRNREKKEATLTGMYEIMEGDFPLLVDTHRGKNIINGVLFEVTQDEINEIDDYESLPHLFKREEKTIILTDGTKETAWVYLLND